The DNA window CTGTCAGGACGAGAGCCCGGCAGGCCTCGTCCGCTTCGGCATCGAGAAGGGCCGACATCAGGGCCGCATGCATCGCCTCGTTGAAGGAGTTCAGACGATCGGCCCTGTTGAGGGTGATCACCCGATAACCCTCCCGGCGCTCCGTGATGACGAGATCGTTCTCCACCATGGCCCTCCCGAACATTCGCTGATGGCAAGCGGGTGGTCTTGCGACTTGTTTACTATTGACCAACCGTCCGGTCAATTATATTGATGGAACAAACAGCGTCAATAAGCCAACACTCGGCCCTTTACGGAGCGAAACGGGATGGCAGGTTTCGACGGCCGCCAGGATGCACGCGCACAGCAACGCCAGCGTTGCGCAGTCCTGTCCCATTGCTCCGTTCCCGCGATGACCGGCAGGCTCCCGGCAGCCTGACCCCTTGCGCAACAACAAAATCGGTAAACGACAAAGAACCTCGGAGGAAACACATGAACGCGAAGGCAACTCACAAGATCCTGCTGGCCACCTCTGTCATGGGCCTTGCTCTGTCTCATGGCGCGCTCGCGCAGGACACCGTCAAGATCGGATCCGTTCTCTCGGTCACCGGGCCGTCGTCCTTCCTGGGTGAGCCCGAGGACAAGACGCTCAAGCTCTACGTCGACAAGATCAATGCGGCCGGCGGCATCGCGGGCAAGAAGATCGAGCTCGTGATCTACGACGACGGTGGCGACGCCAACAAGGCACGCACCTTTGCGACCCGCCTCATCGAGGACGACGAGGTGATCGCCATGGTGGGCGGCACGACGACCGGCAGCACCATGGCGATGATCCCGGTCTTCGAAGACGCGAAAGTCCCGTTCATCTCGCTCGCCGGCGCCATCGAGGTCATCGACCCCGTGCGCAAGTTCGTCTTCAAGACGCCGCATACCGACAAGATGGCCTGCGAGAAGATCTTCGAGGATCTGAAGAAGCGCAATCTCACCAAGATCGGCATGATCTCCGGCACGGACGGCTTCGGAGCGTCCATGCGCGCGCAATGCGTCAAGGTCGCGCCGAATTACGGCATGCAGATCCTCATCGACGAGAATTACGGCCCTCGCGACAGCGACATGACCGCCCAGCTCACCAAGATCAAGAACACGGCCGGCGTGCAGGCGGTGGTCAATCCGGGCTTCGGCCAGGGGCCGGCCATCGTGACCCGCAACTATGCGCAGCTCGGCATGACGAGCATCCCGTTCTACCAGAGTCACGGCGTAGCCTCGAAGAGCTTCATCGATCTGGCGGGCCCGGCGGCCGAGGGCGTCCGTCTGCCGGCCGCCGCGCTCCTCGTCGGCGACAAGCTGCCCGAGAGCGATCCGCAGAAGAAGGTGGTGACCGAGTACAGGCAGGCCTACGAGGGTGCCACGAAGCAGCCCGTCTCGACCTTCGGCGGCCATGCCTATGACGGCCTCTTCATCCTGGTCGAGGCCATGAAGCGCGCGAACTCGACCGACCCTCAGAAGATCCGTGACGAGATCGAGAAGACCAAGGGCTTCGTCGGTACAGGCGGCATCGTGAACATGTCCGCCACCGACCATCTCGGCCTCGACCTCTCGGCGTTCCGCATGCTCGAGATCAAGGGCGGCGACTGGAACCTGGTCGCCTCCGGAAGCTGATCCCACGCTGCAACCGATCGGACAGGAGGCTGCCGGTCAGCCTCCTGTCCGGCAACCTGAAGGTCGCGGGGCTGCATCATGGCCGAGTTCCTCCAGTTCCTCATCTCCGGTCTGACGGTGGGAGCCGTCTACGCGCTGGTCGCACTCGGCTTCACGCTGATCTACAACGCCTCGGGCGTGGTGAACTTCGCCCAGGGCGAGTTCGTCATGCTAGGCGGCATGGTGACGGTGTTCGCGTCGGCCGCCGGAGTGCCGCTGCCGCTGGCGGCCCTGGTCGCCATCGCGGCCGCCGTGGCAATCGGGCTCCTGCTCCACCGCTTCGCCATCGAGCCTGCGCGCGGAGCGTCGGCCGTGACGCTCATCATCATCACCATCGGCGCATCGATCCTGCTGCGCGGCGTCGCGGCGATCGTCTTCGACAAGCAGTTTCACAAGCTCCCCGCCTTCACGGGCGACACGCCGGTCGACGTGCTGGGGGCCGCCGTGCAGCCGCAGAGCTTCTGGGTGCTCGGCGGAACGGCCGTCGTCGTCCTGGCGCTCTACGTCTTTCTCGAACATACGCTCGTCGGCAAGGCCGTGCTGGCCACGGCGGCCAACCGTCTGGCCGCGCGGCTCGTCGGGATCAACACGACCACCATCATGGCGCTCGCCTTCGGCGGCTCCGCGGCCATCGGGGCGATCGCCGGCATCCTGGTCACGCCGATCACCCTGACGAGCTATGATGTGGGAACGCTGCTGGCCCTGAAGGGCTTTGCCGCCGCCATGCTGGGCGGCATGGGCAATCCGGTCGGTGCCGTGGTCGGCGGGCTCCTGCTCGGCCTGCTGGAGGCCTTTGGCGCGGGCTATCTCAGCTCGACCTACAAGGATGCCTTCGCGTTCCTGGTCATCCTCATCGTCCTGTTCGCGGCGCCCCAGGGCCTGTTCGGACGCCGGGTCGTGGAGAGGGTGTGAGCATGCGTGCACTCGTGAACCAGCGATTCGTCACCCTGCTCATCCTGGCCGTCGTGATCGCCATTCTCCCGTTCGTCTTTCCGTCGAGCTACTATTTCCGCGTCGCCTCGCTCGTCTGGGTCTCGGCGCTCGCGGCCATCGGGCTCAACATCCTCATGGGACAGGCGGGTCAGGTCAGCCTCGGTCACGCGGCGTTCTTCGGGATCGGCGCCTATGCGGTCGCCATCGGACCGACGCATCTCGGCATTCCCCCCTGGGCGGCGCTTCTCATCGGGGCGGTCCTCTCCGGCGTTCTGGCTTATCTTGTGGGGCGTCCCATCCTGCGCCTCAAAGGGCATTATCTGGCCATCGCCACCCTGGGGCTCGGGGTTCTCGTGGCGCTCGTCATCACGACCGAAAGCCGCTGGACCGGCGGCCCGGACGGCATGCCCGTCGAGCGGCTCACCCTGTTCGGCTGGCGGGTCAGCGGATCCTACACCTGGTACTGGGTGACCGGGGGGCTCCTGCTGGTCGGGACCTGGATCGCCCTCAACCTCGACGAGACGCCGACCGGGCGAGCCTTCCGCGCCCTGCACGACAGCGAGATCGCCGCGCAGGTGGTCGGCGTGGACGTGGCGCGCTTCAAGCTGCAGGCCTTCGTGATCGCCGCAATCTATGCATCCCTCGCCGGATCCGCGCTGGCCTTCATGAACGGGTTCATCAACCCGGATCAGGCGGGCTTCCTGCATTCGGTGGAGCTTGTGACGATCGTGGTGCTCGGCGGGCTCGGATCCGTGGTGGGGAGCATCGTGGGCGCCGCCGTGCTCGTCACGCTCCCGCAGGCTCTCACCGTCTTCCAGGAATACGAGCATCTTCTGCTCGGTCTCATCATCATCGTGGCGATGATCTTCATGCGCAACGGGATCGTCCCGAGCCTCTCGAACCTGCTTCTCCGGAGGGCGCGCTCATGAGCATCCTGAAGGCGACGGATGTGGGCATCTCCTTCGGCGGCGTGAAGGCCGTCGACGGCGTGAGCTTCTCGGTCAGCCCCGGCCAGATCGTGTCCATCATCGGGCCGAACGGGGCAGGGAAGACGACCTTGTTCAATATCGTGTCCGGTGTCTACGTGGCGAGCCGCGGGTCGATCCATCTCGCCGACGAGGACGTGACCGGGCTTGCGCCGCACAAGCTGGCGGCGCGCGGCTTGTCCCGCACCTTCCAGAACCTGCAGATCTTCCAGCGCATGACCGCCTGCGAGAACGTGATGGTAGGCCGTCACCTGCGGGAAAGGTGCAGCCTTCTGCCGGCTCTGTTCAGAACCCCTTCCGTCACGCGTCAGAACCGTGAGACGCGGGCCGCGGCACTCGCGCTCCTGGCCGATGTCGGTTTGAAGGATGTGGCGGACACCTCGGCAGGCTCGCTGCCCTACGGCGCCTGCAAGCGCCTCGAGATCGCCCGTGCGCTCGCCGCCGAACCGCGCGTGCTACTTCTCGACGAGCCGGCCGCCGGCTGCAACGCGGTGGAGACCGAGGAGATCGACCATCTCATCAAACAGGTTGCCGATCGGGGCGTGGCCGTCGTTCTCGTCGAGCACGACATGAAGCTCGTGATGAAGATCTCCGACAGGATCCTCGTGCTGGAGCGCGGCCGTCCGCTCGCCGAGGGAACGCCGCGGGAGGTACGCGATGATCCACGGGTCCTTGAGGCTTATCTGGGGCAGCACGGCGCACGGGAGGCCGCCCGTGCTTGAGGTGCGGGATCTGCGCAGCGCCTATGGGCGCATCGAGGTGCTCAAGGGCATCAGCCTCGAGGTCCGTTCGGGTGAGATCGTTGCGCTCGTCGGCTCGAACGGCGCGGGCAAGACCACGCTGCTGCGCACGCTGTCCGGCGTTCAGCCGATGACCGGCGGCGAAATCCGCTTCAAGGACCAACGGATCGACCGGCTGCCGCCGCACCGAAGAGTCGGGCTCGGCATCACGCAATCGCCAGAAGGCCGACAGGTGTTCGGCCCCCTGACCGTGGAGGACAACCTGCGCCTCGGTGCCTATCGTCGTCGAGACCGGGAGATCGACCAGGACCGCGATCGCATCTTCGCCATGTTCCCGGTTCTGGCCGAAAAGCGGCACCTTCTGGCCGGAGGCTTGTCGGGCGGTCAGCAGCAGATGCTGGCGATCGGCCGCGCGCTCATGGGCCGGCCGAGTCTTCTGCTTCTGGATGAGCCGTCTCTCGGTCTGTCGCCGCTTCTGGTCGACCAGATCCTCGATGCCATCGTGTCTCTCAAGAACGACGGCATCACGGTTCTTCTCGTCGAGCAGAATGCCAGTGCGGCTTTGGCCATCGCCGACAGGGGCTATGTGCTGGAGACCGGCAAGGTCGCCTACAGCGGGGCGGGCGCGGCCCTGCTGGCCGATCCACAGGTCAAGGCCGCCTATCTCGGCATCGCGTGATCAGACCGCTTCGCCCTGCGTCCGATTCAGGCTCTGCCGGGCGAGGGCGAGAGCCTCCTGCAGCACGGCGTGGTCGCCGATGTGATTGGCCAGGATCAGAACGAGGGCGCTGTTGAGAGCTGCGCTGTCCTCATCCGACAATCCCCGATGAGATTCGATCAGCGCACGATAGGCGCGGTCCGGATCGGGGAAGCGGCTGTCGGTCATGAGCGAGGTCATGCGCGATCCCCCTCCGATCCTCTGAGGCGGCGGGAGGCGCGCTCGATCTGTGATCTCGCCGGATGACGCCAGCGTGCCGCGAGATGCTGGTCCGGTCGCACGAGATAGGTGCTTCCGGGCGTCGAGTCGAAACGTCGGGCGAAATAGCCCTGCGCATCGATGAGGTCGTCCCCGATGACGAGCACGCGCTCGCCTGCGGGCTGCGGGGCACCGTCGGGCACATGGATGACGGTCTCTTCGCTGCCCAGTGCTTCGAGCAGCCAGACAGGCTGGCCGCTGCGGGTCCGCATCGGGGCATCGGGCAGGGGAGCGCCGAGGCGGGCGGACCCGGACCAGGTCTCACGATC is part of the Microvirga terrae genome and encodes:
- a CDS encoding ABC transporter substrate-binding protein, with the protein product MGLALSHGALAQDTVKIGSVLSVTGPSSFLGEPEDKTLKLYVDKINAAGGIAGKKIELVIYDDGGDANKARTFATRLIEDDEVIAMVGGTTTGSTMAMIPVFEDAKVPFISLAGAIEVIDPVRKFVFKTPHTDKMACEKIFEDLKKRNLTKIGMISGTDGFGASMRAQCVKVAPNYGMQILIDENYGPRDSDMTAQLTKIKNTAGVQAVVNPGFGQGPAIVTRNYAQLGMTSIPFYQSHGVASKSFIDLAGPAAEGVRLPAAALLVGDKLPESDPQKKVVTEYRQAYEGATKQPVSTFGGHAYDGLFILVEAMKRANSTDPQKIRDEIEKTKGFVGTGGIVNMSATDHLGLDLSAFRMLEIKGGDWNLVASGS
- a CDS encoding ABC transporter ATP-binding protein — encoded protein: MSILKATDVGISFGGVKAVDGVSFSVSPGQIVSIIGPNGAGKTTLFNIVSGVYVASRGSIHLADEDVTGLAPHKLAARGLSRTFQNLQIFQRMTACENVMVGRHLRERCSLLPALFRTPSVTRQNRETRAAALALLADVGLKDVADTSAGSLPYGACKRLEIARALAAEPRVLLLDEPAAGCNAVETEEIDHLIKQVADRGVAVVLVEHDMKLVMKISDRILVLERGRPLAEGTPREVRDDPRVLEAYLGQHGAREAARA
- a CDS encoding ABC transporter ATP-binding protein, which codes for MLEVRDLRSAYGRIEVLKGISLEVRSGEIVALVGSNGAGKTTLLRTLSGVQPMTGGEIRFKDQRIDRLPPHRRVGLGITQSPEGRQVFGPLTVEDNLRLGAYRRRDREIDQDRDRIFAMFPVLAEKRHLLAGGLSGGQQQMLAIGRALMGRPSLLLLDEPSLGLSPLLVDQILDAIVSLKNDGITVLLVEQNASAALAIADRGYVLETGKVAYSGAGAALLADPQVKAAYLGIA
- a CDS encoding DUF2783 domain-containing protein, whose product is MTSLMTDSRFPDPDRAYRALIESHRGLSDEDSAALNSALVLILANHIGDHAVLQEALALARQSLNRTQGEAV
- a CDS encoding branched-chain amino acid ABC transporter permease, whose translation is MAEFLQFLISGLTVGAVYALVALGFTLIYNASGVVNFAQGEFVMLGGMVTVFASAAGVPLPLAALVAIAAAVAIGLLLHRFAIEPARGASAVTLIIITIGASILLRGVAAIVFDKQFHKLPAFTGDTPVDVLGAAVQPQSFWVLGGTAVVVLALYVFLEHTLVGKAVLATAANRLAARLVGINTTTIMALAFGGSAAIGAIAGILVTPITLTSYDVGTLLALKGFAAAMLGGMGNPVGAVVGGLLLGLLEAFGAGYLSSTYKDAFAFLVILIVLFAAPQGLFGRRVVERV
- a CDS encoding branched-chain amino acid ABC transporter permease, whose translation is MRALVNQRFVTLLILAVVIAILPFVFPSSYYFRVASLVWVSALAAIGLNILMGQAGQVSLGHAAFFGIGAYAVAIGPTHLGIPPWAALLIGAVLSGVLAYLVGRPILRLKGHYLAIATLGLGVLVALVITTESRWTGGPDGMPVERLTLFGWRVSGSYTWYWVTGGLLLVGTWIALNLDETPTGRAFRALHDSEIAAQVVGVDVARFKLQAFVIAAIYASLAGSALAFMNGFINPDQAGFLHSVELVTIVVLGGLGSVVGSIVGAAVLVTLPQALTVFQEYEHLLLGLIIIVAMIFMRNGIVPSLSNLLLRRARS